The Cucumis sativus cultivar 9930 unplaced genomic scaffold, Cucumber_9930_V3 scaffold108, whole genome shotgun sequence sequence aattaaacataagaagggtgagtataaaaatacccagtaagagaccctctactggtcccgtcaggggaaaaataaattgttaacattctattgggacaccctgtacagtcgcagtcttgtgatcccgtaggatgcacatttcagtctaacgcccgaggacgtacatttcagtgtagtgttctgcagaaacacatatcagtctaatgctcccgaaggtgcagaataattggtgatcccgtgggacacctacaaggcacacatcccaataaaagctaacaatttttcccctcaatccattcgtaccatctttcagttacttcaaaatataaagttctttCACTCAACGttctaacagtcaacttatctcactttagCCCAATGTCTGTCAGTAACATACTAAtacgtcagtcaatcaaactatatagtcATAACGCCtctcagttcaccagcacacagtcatactttagtATAACGTACACCCAgtctaaacgacaatcacaagttcacatccgcatctcatacaaacacaatctacaattgtCGTCCTGTCTacatccacacacatatatatatattccaagacaatcacaatatgcattcaacatcaagtctacttcaatccatgtgtatatatatattttcagtcatccacagtatacattcaacaccgAACCTACATCcatacgtatatatatattgtctcAACACATTTACTCAATCAGAGGTGACTAACATTACAATTCAAAAGCataggtgagtccagtagaaaataaaatcccttacctcacTTTTATGCAAGTTCTTCAATCTACTAAATCCAATGAATCAAATCCTAAAcataatcaatcataaaatcaacatctttctaaatagtttcaacCATTCAAATTACCCCATATGTAAATTCCACAACTTACCCAAGAAGTGGAAAATCAAGTCCACTTCAACCTTTTGGAAAATCAAGGATTCGCTCACTGAATCAAGATGTACCTTCAAGAATTAAGCATTTCGCCAACAATTAAATCCAATGGCAGCATTcaacaaaaaccaagaaaccaacaaaaaccaTAACTTGTTCTTACCCAAATATGAGCCCAATGGTTCACGGCGAGgcaaaaatgacaatcaaGAACGAATCAAGCGGCTGTAAATAGAGCAACACTGAATGCGACTCAactggaaaagaaaatcggCTTCAAATCGTAACTCCGTCTTACAACGAGCAGAAGAACGTCGACTTGATAGGGGACACGTAATTTAGGAAGAGATCGACTTGGATCCGTGTATGACTTCACGAGATGTATGCGTCGACGGCTTCACGGAGGTGAAGACAGACGCGGTCGGAGAGTCACGCGGCAGTGCAGAAAACGGAGGAGAAAGGAACGGGcggcggctggcttggcttcgacggagacagagATTGCGCAGCAGGGCTTCACGAACGGAGAGGAAAGGAATGGGCACGGCGATGCAGATCTGGACGACTGCTGCAAGGTGACGCGTACGGCACTTCACGAACCGGCCGACGGTTGCAGCGACGGATCTGGGTTATGGCGAACTGCAAGGGTGAAGCACAAGCGACGGCGAGGACCTGGACGGCTCGGCGATGCAGATCTGGATGACGATTTGCTTTCCGAGGGAGGCACGACGGTTGTGAGCGGAGAGGCACGGTGGTTGTGAGCGGATGGGCGCGGCGGTTTCGATCCGAAGGAGAAAAGGAAGACGAccggaaagaagaagaagaaacgacCGGCAGCTTGTGTGGCCGACTGGGTGAACGGAGAAGAGAGGGATGTGCGGCTGCTAGGGTACGGGAAGGAGAAAGGGATGGAGGACGCacgggaggaagaaggaaggaaaaatttcttttttcttttcttttatttaaataataaaaataaaactaaaatataaataaatatatatataataaatttctttttcttttcttttatttaaactaaataataaaactaaaatataaatatatatatataattatattatcacattttcaaatcttctttcccccttcaacatattttcttcaaaacaataaatcttGTACAAATCGAAAAAatctcttaaaataaaataccttCGAGTTTGGGGCGTTACATTCTTCCTCCTTAAGGCGAAAGTTCTAATCCTAAATAACTCTTGATAACGAGTCCTCATCTCTTCTTCTCGCTCCCATGTCGCCTCTTCAATTCGATGATTCCGCCACAAAACCTTTACTAATGGAATGCTTCTATTACGAAGCATCTTTACCTCTCTAGCGAATCTCCACAGGTTGTTCTACATAGCTCAAATGCTCATCAATCTCCAAGGTTCATAGTCCACGACATGAGATGTATCGGCCACATACTTCCTCAACATCgaaacatggaaaacattaTGGACTGCAGAGAGTGATGGTGGTAATGCCAAGCGATACGCCACAACACCAACCCTCTCTAAGATCTCAAATGGTCCAACAAAACGAGGACTtaacttccctttcttctcaaaacgcataacacccttcataggtgctaccttcaagaataccTTTTCTCCCACATCAAACTTAAGGTCTTTTCGCCGTACATCTGCATAACTCTTTTGTCTACTCTGCGCTGTTTGCATACGTGCTCTAATCTTTTGAATAGCCTCATTAGTAGACCGAACTAATTTAGGTCCCATCAACCTCTGTTCACCAACCTCACTCCAACAAATAGGGGTTCTACAACATTTACCATACAAAGCCTCAAATGGTGCCATACCGATGGTAGCCTGGAAACTGTTGTTAtaagcaaactccatcaaatgtaGATGAGAGTCCCAACTACCTGGAAACTCTAGAACACAAGCTCGTAGCATATCCTCTAAAACTTGGTTCAAACGTTCAGTTTGACCATCAGTTTGTGGATGAAAGGCTGTACTGAAATCTAATCTCGTACCCATAGCAGTCTGAAgtcccttccaaaacttggaagtaaacCGTGCATCCCTGTCAGAAACAATCGATACAGGCACTCCATGCAGTCTCACAACCTCAGTTAAATACAACTGTGCCCACTTACTAGCAGTATAAGTGGATTTCCCTGGTACAAAATGTGCGATTTCGTAAGCCTGTCTACAACAACCAAAATCACTGTGAAACCCTTCAGGGTCTTAGGCAGCCctgaaataaaatccatcgacacattctcccacttccacTCTGGCACACTTAAAGGTTGTAACAAACCTGCTGGTTTCTGTCTAGGTGCCTTAACCTGCTGACATACTAGACACTTACTAACGAATTCCGCCACTTCCCTTTTCATATTCCGCCACCAATAAAATCGTTTTAGATCCTGATACATTTTCGTACTACCAGGATGCatggaaaatgaagaattatGGGCTTCATCTAGTAAGTCAATCTTAGCTGCACTGTTCGCTGGCACACACAAACGTCTCTCAAACATCAATCCACCATCAGAGGATATGGAGAACTCATCAGTCTGCTCTGTTCCAACAAGGCGACGTCTCTCCATCAAATAAGGATCATTACTCTGAGCATCAACAATCTTCTGCCTCAGAGTCAGTTGCACCGTTAATTGAGCTAACTGTGAGGTGACTCTCCCCACAGATACTACAATCTCAGCTCTCTCCAAGTCTCGATGTAATGGTACCTGTCTAGTAATGAGTGCTGCCGAATGTGATACTTTTCTACTAAGAGCATCAGCCACCACATTCGCCTTACCAGGATGGTACAATATCTCACAGTCATAATCCTTTACCAACTCGAGCCACCTTCGCTGTCTCATATTCAACTCCTTCTGAGTGAAGAAGTACTTCAGGCTCTTATGGTCAGTAAagatttgtatcttttcaCCGTACAAATAATGTCTCCATATCTTCAATGCAAAAACCACTGCTGCCAACTCCAAATCATGTGTGGGGTAGTTCTGCTCGTGACTCTTCAACTGACGAGAGGCATAAGCAACCACCTTACCTTTCTGCATCAAAACACAACCCAGTCCTTTCTTGGAAGCATCACTGTAAATCACAAAACTTCCGGATCCATCTGGTACTGTAAGGACCGGTGCAGTAACTAACCTTTGCTTAAGGTTCTGAAAACTATCCTCGCAAGCTGGACTCCAAACAAACGGAGTTCCCTTCCTTGTCAACTGAGTCAAGGGAGTAGCCAAACGTGAAAAATCCTCCACAAACCTCCGGTAGTACCCTGCTAAACCCAGAAAACTACGAACCTCACTAACTGTAGAGGGTCGAGACCAACTGGTAACCGCTTCTATCTTTGCAGGGTCTACAGAAACTCCCTCACTGGAAACCACATGACCAAGAAAAGCCACCTGCTTCAACCAAAATTCGCACTTAGAGAATTTAGCATAAAGTTTATTGACTCGAAGAGTCTCTAACACTTTATGTAAGTGTTCCTCATGTTCGGCCTCAGTCTtggaataaaccaaaatatcatcaatgaagactatcacaaaagtgtctaagaaatccttaaacaccctgttcatcaaatccataaatactGCAGGTGCATTAGTCAAACCAAAAGACATTACCATGAATTCATAATGTCCGTACCTCGAACGAAAAGCAGTCTTAGGAATATCACGgtctctaatcctcaactgGTGATAACCTGACCGTAAGTCAATCTTAGAGAACACCGTGGCTCCCTGTAACTGATCGAACAAATCATCGATTCTAGGTAAAGGATATCTGTTCTTGATTGTTACTTTATTCAACTCTCTATAGTCAATGCAAAGACGCATCGacccatccttcttcttcacaaacaatACTGGTGCACCCCAAGGCGACACACTAGGTCGAATAAAGCCTTTGTCAAGCAACTCCTGTAACTGTACCTTCAGTTATTTCAACTCGACAGGAGCCATCCTATAAGGGGCTCTAGAAATGGGAGTAGTGTCTGGCTCCAACTCAATGGCAAAATCAATCTCTCTATGTGGCGGTAGTCCTGGAAGATCTTCTGGAAACACATTGGGTATTCTCTTACCACAGGTTCTGAAGTTAAGGAAGTCTCATCTTCCCTAGTATCCACCACACTTGCCAAAATACTCCAGGTACCCTGGTTGAGCAGTTTACTAGCTTTCATAGCTGAGATTACTTTAGGCAGTACTACTGTTCCTACCCCTTGAATTTAAAGCTAGATTCGGTAGGGGGACTGAACACAACCTCTTTACGAGAGCAATCAATACTAGCATGATTAGTAGCTAGCCAATCCATacctaaaattacatcaaagtcacGCATATCTAATACCAACAAGGTTACGTCCAGCACACGACCAGCTATCTCAATTTCACATGCTTTAATCTTTTCCTtagacaacataatttctccagACGGTGTAGACACTGACAAAACATAATCTAAGGGTTCCACCTCTAAGCATGCATGCGTCACAAAAAgcgatgaaataaatgaatgagaagACCCCGAGTCAAACAAGGTCAAGGCAAAATGCCCTAACACTGGTAATGTACCTGTCACCACTGTGCAGGCCTTCTCTGCTTATGATCTATTAGTGGCAAAGATTGTACCCCGCTGTGGAGGTTTCGCTCCCTGACTGCTCTGTCCAGCCCCAGTAGATCTCAAGGGACATCGATCAGCCATGTGTCCCTCTTGCTTGCACTTATAACAGACTCTCGTTCCCATCAAACAACGACCCAGGTGGTGTTTCCCACACGTATTGCATAGTGGCTTCTCTCGAGTAGTGTCTCCTGCCCCGCCAGAACTCTGCTGGAAACTGCAAAAAGGATCGCCTAATCTCAAGTTCCTCTGAGGAATTCCCACAGTTCTCTGCTCTGCTTTCCTCTTTTGACCAGACGACGATCCCTTATCAAAACTCCTTGCCCGAATTTCATCCTTCCCAATGCTCATATCCACTGCCAGGCGCAGCGCTTCAGCCTGGGTAGTGGGCTTTAGTGCTCGCACAAAGCCTCTAATCTCATCTCTCAATCCTTTGACGAACCTATCAGCTCTAGCCTGCTCATTACCAACAAGTTCAGGGGCAAAACGCGACAGCATATCAAACTCCTGGTCGTACTCCTCGACTGTCATATGTCCTTGCTTCAATTCCAAGAATTCCTGGCTTTTGGCGTCTCTAAGGTTAGCCGAGAAAAACTTGGTATAGAAGCAGTCTTTAAACTGATCCCAGGTAATCTGTCTCACATCTCCACCTAGCATACGCATCGTAGTTCTCCACCAGATAATACCTCTGTCCCTCAGAAGAAAAGCAGCACACTGAACTCTATGCTCCTCTGGACATctcatgtaattaaatatggtttCCACAGAGGACAACCACAACTCAGCTTTAGTAGGATCCTCCAGTGACCCATCAAACGTCTGAGGGTCATATTTCCTAAAGTCCCTCAAATGTTTCGCCTCAGCAGAAAGTTGGTTCGGTAATGTCTGCGGCTGTTGTGCAGCCAATCCTTGCGCAGGAGGGGCTGCTGGTGCAGGTGGAGCTGCTGGTACAGGGGGAACCACAGGTGCAGGTGGAACTGCAGGTGCCTGCTGGTTCTGAGCTATAGCCGTCATAAGCTCCGTGAACCTCTGCTCCATGTGAGCAGACAGTGCAGCAAACTCAACATGAGTCACGGGTGCAGTAGGAATTCGCTATTCAGCTTGACCCTCAGTAGGTTGATTACGACCTGCTCCTCTACCCCAGCCTCTACGACCTCTCTACGTACACCTCTCTTTGGCGGCATAATTCCTATTATCCACCAACAACACTCTTTAAAAAGTCTTAATCATAAGCATAAGAGTCTTTATCGTCATGCaatctagtttaatttaggcAAACTCATGcaaataaaccatacatataagCATAAAGATACCTGACGAGAGACGAAGGGTCGCGTTAGCCATAGGGACATAAAACATAGACTTACATCGTAAGTCAGTCTACAGAACCTAAAacttaggctctgataccaactgtaacgacccaacttttctaggtaagtcgaggtcgttaatttttgacaaaagactttggttgatacaaaatgaaatgtaagccaattgaaaaacaactttaagtcaggcctgattttcaaatattccaaaaacttaaaaaaagtattttacaaataaaagtttgtaagcTAAGTTTCAATACAACGTcttaaacctaaaaaaaaacaataagcggaagcaaaataacacatttcctatggcaatcacgcttccttcctgcccctcgccggtttgccgcctttattacctttgctgaaaattaaacataagaagggtgagtataaaaatacccagtaagagaccctctactggtcccgtcagggaaaaataaattgttaacattctattgggacaccctgtacagtcgcagtcttgtgatcccgtaggatgcacatttcagtctaacgcctcgagggacgtacatttcagtgtagtgttctgcagaaacacatatcagtctaatgctcccgaaggtgcagaataattggtgatcccgtgggacacctacaaagcacacatcccaataaaagctaacaatttttcccctcaatccattcgtaccatctttcagttacttcaaaatataaagttctttCACTCAACGttctaacagtcaacttatctcactttagCCCAATGTCTGTCAGTAACATACTAAtacgtcagtcaatcaaactatatagtcATAACGCCtctcagttcaccagcacacagtcatactttagtATAACGTACACCCAgtctaaacgacaatcacaagttcacatccgcatctcatacaaacacaatctacaattgtCGTCCTGTCTacatccacacacatatatatatattccaagacaatcacaatatgcattcaacatcaagtctacttcaatccatgtgtatatatatattttcagtcatccacagtatacattcaacaccgAACCTACATCcatacgtatatatatattgtctcAACACATTTACTCAATCAGAGGTGACTAACATTACAATTCAAAAGCataggtgagtccagtagaaaataaaatcccttacctcacTTTTATGCAAGTTCTTCAATCTACTAAATCCAATGAATCAAATCCTAAAcataatcaatcataaaatcaacatctttctaaatagtttcaacCATTCAAATTACCCCATATGTAAATTCCACAACTTACCCAAGAAGTGGAAAATCAAGTCCACTTCAACCTTTTGGAAAATCAAGGATTCGCTCACTGAATCAAGATGTACCTTCAAGAATTAAGCATTTCGCCAACAATTAAATCCAATGGCAGCATTcaacaaaaaccaagaaaccaacaaaaaccaTAACTTGTTCTTACCCAAATATGAGCCCAATGGTTCACGGCGAGgcaaaaatgacaatcaaGAACGAATCAAGCGGCTGTAAATAGAGCAACACTGAATGCGACTCAactggaaaagaaaatcggCTTCAAATCGTAACTCCGTCTTACAACGAGCAGAAGAACGTCGACTTGATAGGGGACACGTAATTTAGGAAGAGATCGACTTGGATCCGTGTATGACTTCACGAGATGTATGCGTCGACGGCTTCACGGAGGTGAAGACAGACGCGGTCGGAGAGTCGCGCGGCAGTGTAGAAAACGGAGAAGAAAGGAACGGGCGGCGGCTAGGcttggcttcgacggagacagagATTGCGCAGCAGGTCTTCACGAACGGAGAGGAAAGGAATGGGCACGGCGACGCAGATCTGACGACTGCTGCAAGGTGACGCGTACGGCTTGCTTCACGAACCGACCGACGATTGCAGCGACGGATCTGGGTTACGGCGAACTGCAAGGGTGAAGCACATGCGGCGGCGAGGACCTAGACGGCTCGGCGATGCAGATCTGGACGACGATTTGCTTTCGAGGGAGGCACGACGGTTGTGAGCGGAGAGGCACGCGGTTGTGAGCGAATGGGCGCGGCGGTTTCGATCCGAAGGAGAAAAGGAAGACGAccggaaagaagaagaaacgacCGGCAGCTTGTGTGGCCGACTGGGTGAACGGAGAAGAGAGGGATGTGCGGCTGCTAGGGTACGGGAAGGAGAAAGGGATGGAGGACGCacgggaggaagaaggaaggaaaatttcttttttcttttcttttatttaaataataaaaataaaactaaaatataaataatatatatataataaaatttctttttcttttcttttatttaaactaaataataaaactaaaatataaataaatatatatataattatattatcacattttcaaatcttctttccccccttcaacatattttcttcaaaacaataaatcttGTACAAATCGAAAAAatctcttaaaataaaataccttcgagtttggggcgttacaccaactcacacatcaagaggtaaaatgtcacaaatgccctcgttattgatgtacatttgatacaccttatacacgtctgatacacctaatacctcTTGATAcattaagtccatttatgagttagtttgattagattatgtcacatatacatgtattacaattaagggacacttgcgaaaatggcaaaataagttataataattaagtccatagaacacatactttattatttgagaaaatgacaaaaacaaagaccaactcacacatcaagaggtaaaatgtcacaaatgccctcgttattgatgtacatttgatacacttatacacgtctgatacacctaataccccttgatacacttgatacttcttactgatacacttgatacatttgatagatacaaTTCATGCACTCGGTACtcattgatacactcgatactttttgatacacacctgaaacatcttcatacacataatacttctcgttccacataatacttctcgttacacttgattcttcttgatacacttgatacccctgagaccttgatacacttgattagtttgatacacttaaagacttcacttataagtttgatacacttgatacaccactaataaacttgttatacttcattggtacacttaACAAATTCGATATGTTTGACGTacatgcactacaagaaatttaccctttgtcgatgacaaatatcgtcagtaaatcttcaaaaactaatcaacttttcttttgccaacGAAATTAAGCTGTCAACACACACCGTCAGGTAGGTCTGTCGGAAGATCCTCTATCAatggcaaaaaataaactgtcaGCAAAAATAGGAACTATCGATGAAATTGAACCATCAGTGGGCGTGTGTGTGCGCTCGTGTGTGCGCATGTCCACGTGTGCTTGGGTGTGTGTATGCGCACATACATGTGTACGTGAGTAGGTGTGTGCGTGTTTGCGTGTGCATTTGTGTGTGCGGTTTTgtgcgtgtgcatgtgtgtgtgtttgtgtggTGTGCCTatgttcgtgtgtgtgtgtgcgtgtatgGGTGCACGCGCGTGCAagtgtatgtgtatgtgtgtgcgcgtgtgattgtgtgtgaataagttgatattttttaatgttgagtttctcccaattttaaaacaataatttaattatcttgatattcaagccattaatattattgtgagataaagatagtgaataagttgatattttttaattttgaaattcagttaaagttattttgatacaaaatctattgcTGAGATTATCat is a genomic window containing:
- the LOC116405472 gene encoding uncharacterized protein LOC116405472, with amino-acid sequence MEQRFTELMTAIAQNQQAPAVPPAPVVPPVPAAPPAPAAPPAQGLAAQQPQTLPNQLSAEAKHLRDFRKYDPQTFDGSLEDPTKAELWLSSVETIFNYMRCPEEHRVQCAAFLLRDRGIIWWRTTMRMLGGDVRQITWDQFKDCFYTKFFSANLRDAKSQEFLELKQGHMTVEEYDQEFDMLSRFAPELVGNEQARADRFVKGLRDEIRGFVRALKPTTQAEALRLAVDMSIGKDEIRARSFDKGSSSGQKRKAEQRTVGIPQRNLRLGDPFCSFQQSSGGAGDTTREKPLCNTCGKHHLGRCLMGTRVCYKCKQEGHMADRCPLRSTGAGQSSQGAKPPQRGTIFATNRS